One stretch of Mustelus asterias chromosome 21, sMusAst1.hap1.1, whole genome shotgun sequence DNA includes these proteins:
- the lin7b gene encoding protein lin-7 homolog B encodes MAALAESLSLERDVARAIELLEKLQRSGNVPPQKLQTLQRVLQSKFCSAIREVYEQLYETLDISGSPEIRAHATAKATVAAFAASEGHAHPRVVELPKTEEGLGFNIMGGKEQNSPIYISRIIPGGVADRHGGLKRGDQLLSVNGVSVEGEQHEKAVELLKAAQGTVKLVVRYTPKVLEEMEARFEKMRTARRRQQHNSYSSLDSRG; translated from the exons ATGGCGGCGCTGGCTGAGTCTCTGTCGCTGGAGAGAG ATGTTGCCAGAGCGATCGAACTGCTGGAGAAGCTCCAGCGAAGTGGCAACGTCCCACCGCAGAAACTGCAGACGCTGCAGCGAGTCCTCCAGAGCAAGTTCTGCTCGGCCATCCGAGAG GTTTATGAGCAACTTTACGAAACACTCGACATCAGTGGCAGCCCTGAGATCAGAGCGCACGCAACAGCCAAG GCAACAGTTGCGGCCTTCGCAGCCAGTGAGGGGCATGCACACCCTCGAGTTGTTGAACTTCCTAAAACAGAAGAAGGACTTGGCTTCAACATAATGGGTGGGAAGGAGCAGAATTCCCCGATCTATATATCCCGGATTATCCCTGGAGGAGTAGCAGACAGACATGGAGGCCTTAAACGGGGCGACCAGTTACTCTCGGTTAATGGAGTG AGTGTGGAGGGGGAGCAGCACGAGAAGGCAGTGGAGCTGTTGAAAGCTGCACAAGGCACGGTGAAATTGGTGGTGCGATATACGCCCAAGGTCCTGGAAGAGATGGAGGCGCGCTTTGAGAAGATGCGGACCGCCCGCCGCAGGCAACAACACAACAGCTACTC GTCGCTGGATTCCAGAGGATAG